In the Rhododendron vialii isolate Sample 1 chromosome 2a, ASM3025357v1 genome, AGAGTCTTACGGCCCGTTTGCTGACGGGATATAAGGGACGGATATGTTATCACCCCGAATAGTATATCCGAAGTGTTTATATTTGGTGTTTGCCACCCTGATATATACCACAGGATATCTTCAGATTAGAAAGATGAAAAACTTATCTTTGAAGTAATTATTTTAGGCCTACATCAATGAGAAGCTTGTCCTAAGTGAGGAATTGAGAATCACATGTTCTAATAGGGAAGACCATAGTATTACACGGAATGTGAATTCCATTAATCAGATTCTAGTAGTCCATACAATTCTACTACTCACCTCAAAAGGCTTTCAACACTCAGATTGCCACACTTATTCAAGCGTCCCACTTTTTAGCAGAACTTATTACTAGTGAAGAATGTTGATAAAGTGAGTTGATTTTTAGGTGCATTGAACCGTTCGGACGTTTTGTAGCTGTATCATACAGATTTTTTGTGTTCTAGTGATTTGCCTCACCAAAACGAATCGATAGCTTGATGTGTCGAACAGAACCTTAGGATACAAGTCGAGAACCGTAGGATATGATTCACAAACCAGACAATAACAGAGGTTGGGGGTGGATTTCATACTTTTCCCCTGACTTGAAGTCGCGGATCATTGATAATCCTTGCCTTGCGGGCTGTGCGAAGAATTAGTTTTGTTAGGTTAGATTAGGTTAGGTTTTTCTTCCACCACTCATTAGTGGGAGCTAGACAGATAGAAATCCCAATGGACGGCATGCTTGTAAAGACTTGGGGCATTGCCCCTTGTGATTATGTAATCGTGGTTTCTTCTCTCTTTATATAGAGCTAACCCAAGTTCAACCACTAAGAAGCAATTTTTGAGGTGGCTCCTCTAGTGCCTTCTTCACACCAAGGCATAGAGGAGTAATATCCCCATGCAATGAAGGCATAAATCTTGCCCACTGACTAATTTATCACATAGTAGGGTTCAATACTTACCAAAAGAGCTGGTCCATTAGAACAAAGAACTCGTTAAGAGAGAGATATGTTGACATATacaaataaagagaaaataaacaagattaCTGCCAAAAGTTATATACTCTGTATTTGGCAGTGCAGCACACTGCAATGAGAAAAAATACCTTTCCAAGGCACAGAGTTAATGCAACTCTTTGCAACTCCCCACCAGAAAGATTCACAACTTCTTGATCCATTAACTGCTCAATCTGAAGAGGCTTCATCACGTCGGACACAAACTGGGGATGCATATAGGAATCACGTATTTTTTGATGTAGCAAGTGCCTAACACTATGTTGAAACTTTGGACTGATCTTTTGGGGCTTGTAGGAGACATTAAACTCAGGTATCTCCACATCAGAATCCTCTATGACATCAGGTTTCAATAAACCAGCCTGCATATTTTGCCAGTTAGACCACATCACAATCCTGGCTATGAATTGAgtagaaaaccaaaacaaaaagaaagtttACCAGCATGCGGATGAATGTTGTCTTCCCCGTACCATTCTCACCCAACATTACAATAATTTGAGAATCAGTGAACTCACCCTCCACCACTCGAAGCCTAAAGTTTCCCTGAGTCTTGGTCATCGTCGGGTACCTATAACGTGCATATGTTTCAATCTCCTCAGCACTTTCTTGCGGAGTTTCAGCAACCTGTGGGAATCAAAAACAAGTGAACACTGGATGCTATATTAGGCACTACACAACCAAGATGTGACCAATTTACCTTAAAAGTAAGAGATTCATCGCGAAACCGCAGATTTTCTGTGGGGACAAATCCCgccaaaaatatattaattCCTTCTCTGACAGAAAAAGGAAGGGTAACAACCCCATATGCACCAGGCTTCCCATAAAGACAGCAAATGAAGTCCGACAAGTAATCTAGGACACTGAGGTCATGCTCCACGACGATTACATAACTGAAATTCAAATACAGATTTCTACTTTATACGAGAAAGAAATCTCATAAACATTCAGATTAATCAGAAATCAAGGCAACATATACCTGTTAGGCCTTAGCAGAGATCGAACAACTTGGGCAGCTTTAAGCCTCTGTTTTACATCAAGGTAACTCGAGGGTTCATCAAACATGTATATCTCTGCATTCTGTATGGCAACGACAGCAATAGCGAATCTCTGAAGCTCTCCACCAGACAAATCCCCTACGTTACGATCCAGTACCTGATTCAGTTCAAGATCAACGCAAAGTCGTTCTTTCATCTCTCTTTCATCTTTCTGTTCGAGCACTTGCCCTACATTGCCTTGCACTGCTTTTGGGATGTGATCAACATACTGGGGTTTAATGATCGCCTATGAAACACAATTACATCAGAGGTAGGATAATTAACAAAATGACACCCTCTTGAGCAAGCACAAAGAAATGTCAATGTCACATAACTTATATATAAACCCACTCTTCTTTGCATCACAGAAAGTGCTGTGGCTTGTTTCATGAGAAAGTGTATACAAAATGGTTGGATTGAAAGGGAATGGAAAAACCTAGCATTGATTATCGAAACTTTTTCCTTCATGTGCATCATTATGTCCACGGTGTTTCCCTACAAATTGCCACATAAATCATCTTGTGGCATTTTCAAGTGGTAGCTTTTCCGAATTCACCAAAATTGACATAAAAATGTGAACAATACCCACTTCCCCACTTCATCTCTTAACATCTTCTAATGAGCAATCATAATGATGTCATATTTTAATGAGCAATCACAGGATAGATTCACCTCAGCAGAGTGGCTAAGGAATAGATTCTGTTTTAAAATGAATTCGATAATCTTTTTACATAATGTTACATACAAGTACATAATCAATGAATTATGCATAACCAATCCAGATATCATACTCCTTCAAACAGTCAATATTTAATCAATAAGTGGACCAGGCAAAGACATGATAAAGACATCCTAACTGAGATAGCACCTTCAAATTATCTTCCAAAATACGAGTGAAATAATTCTGCAACTCAGACCCCCGAAAATATGTCAGGATTTCTTGCCAATCTGGAGGATTCTGCAAAAGAAGCATCCACATGGGTAAAAAATGAACGCACAAGGCCAAATAGAGATACCAAAA is a window encoding:
- the LOC131318194 gene encoding ABC transporter E family member 2, which produces MADRLTRIAIVSSDRCKPKKCRQECKKSCPVVKTGKLCIEVSPQSKIAYISEELCIGCGICVKKCPFEAIQIINLPKDLDKDTTHRYGPNTFKLHRLPVPRPGQVLGLVGTNGIGKSTALKVLAGKLKPNLGRFKNPPDWQEILTYFRGSELQNYFTRILEDNLKAIIKPQYVDHIPKAVQGNVGQVLEQKDEREMKERLCVDLELNQVLDRNVGDLSGGELQRFAIAVVAIQNAEIYMFDEPSSYLDVKQRLKAAQVVRSLLRPNSYVIVVEHDLSVLDYLSDFICCLYGKPGAYGVVTLPFSVREGINIFLAGFVPTENLRFRDESLTFKVAETPQESAEEIETYARYRYPTMTKTQGNFRLRVVEGEFTDSQIIVMLGENGTGKTTFIRMLAGLLKPDVIEDSDVEIPEFNVSYKPQKISPKFQHSVRHLLHQKIRDSYMHPQFVSDVMKPLQIEQLMDQEVVNLSGGELQRVALTLCLGKPADIYLIDEPSAYLDSEQRIVASKVIKRFILHAKKTAFVVEHDFIMATYLADRVIVYEGQASVDCTANAPQSLLTGMNLFLSHLNITFRRDPTNYRPRINKLESTKDREQKSAGSYYYLDD